The genomic window accatttttaaagtccacttatttctctcaacaggaacgaaaaaacaatttaaaaatcataagcaatttttagaaatacaaaagacgtagttagagcgtgaaataaaaaaacaagtttgtcaaaatactgccaaaaaaactcCCCACATTTTCGTCAAGGAACACAAAAttgaacacaactcaacacaagcaacgaaaacacttctaaagcaaataattatttttataaaccataaaaacatgctatacgagcagaataaagaagttaagaaaaataccaaaaaatattggaacccacaggttgaggcaggttggcagaggtagccaggcatcatggcggcccttgacagtggagagaacggccgctattttgcctgttattcttccatcgtaactaaatgaggcaatggcggatatatctagctagcggatatgaaagcctagtcatggggctccacttagtgacgtgttaggcttacaataagtgagaaatgaagcagatattggcggacaaatgggaaggctgcctccaccacagctgataacattagttacgtggattttttttacgtctttataattcctgtcatggttaattagtaagagttttgtggtggaggcttggagcgcttgtggcaccgtggaatgctgagtcacatcaatatattgctaacgaggtgcaaaaacatgaaatacgaggcttaacaataaacagtaaggttaaccactgacctgacagccctgtgttgttgttgtgggtgacatGTAACAACACTATCACAGTTACCGCCTGTTACATCAGACTGTGCAAATTagctggctggacaagtggtgggccggtttcttaccaatattagcCTTGGTGGCACTGCACTTGGCACCTCCcggcaggcaccaagcttgcACCAGCACACGCTGACAGCCACCACGgcccctgtcactgtcttgttctgcgaaaatacgttaaataaagcagcagtttatggcaccctttAAACATAGCGACTTGCTGTCTGTGTCTGGTACTGTgtcctccctcccagcctgctCCGCACAGTACGCAAGCAAAACTATCCACAAGACACTTTTACCTTTCAATAACaagcaccaacttcttttatattatactaaactaatagaaaattaaatataaagaattataagcgtgtataaataaatctcaggccattataactttaattgtcaaagtatctagacattactgattgaagcgccaAATTCAAAGTGGTCCTGGCGGGGCTTGcactgcaatgtctcgtcccttgtgtggcgtaatgtgaaatcattgaaaagcttgtgtgaattgaaggcttggcttaatactgtgttatatctcagcttatcattattaagtatttaccatttgacgttaaaaaaacaacaatacttcacagagatatcgaagtataacagaggctcccatactgtagctaatgaacaacagagaattaccagcctttctctgtgtgtcaaggagagcTTACCTGCATGTActgaatatatgtttttaattagtcttttgtgattaatcttttttaatatatctgcgCCAATGTAAACTAGTATGTGCTTAGAAGGCTTACCAatgtgtgggttgtggtgggTTTGGTGCTACTCCAAGAAAGCACATGCTGGAGAAGTCTGGGAAGCACTGATGTACAAATAACTGAGCGTATTTCAATTCACATAAGTCTCCCATAAAAATTAAAAGCtgacctccgttttctctcacgaacgtaaacatttaggctatatttttatttatttctctctctctctctctctctctctctctctctctctctctctctctctctcttattttattgttgttgttgttgtcatcattattcttgctttttttcttgtatttttcattttcttccttgtttcctcatctctctctctctctcttgaaagaatcCGTCCTAGAgatatagaacacacacacacacacacacacacacacacactgatgtaaCGCCCTTCGGGAaacgcacgtgtgtgtgtgtgtgtgtgtgtgtgtgtgtgtgtgtggaaagatataattgcttaagtacagcctctctctctctctctctctctctgactttctacgtattttgcctgtctgtcctcgtgtgtgtgtgtgtgtgtgtgtgtgtatctcatttattcgttcattcattatttcatctttcattgtattatttaccttctctctctctctctctctctctctctctctctctctctctctctctctctcctcattttacGAAGCATATCACCAACTATCTtactaatagagagagagagagagagagagagagagagagagagagagagagagagagagagagaggatttataatatactgacacatcttgtacttcaatcaatttttatcaatatcaattattttgtttcttggcaTTGTAAGCAAATAGTTcatatcctctgtaactaaaatagtttatatcctctagtatatatacatatttatttctgtttgtttaattattctcaaaacaaatatttgcttgtttataatcagattccacttcaattttctctatttctcatgtataattatgatttttctcctttccttcctgctcttgcaaagccatttatccctaaatcttttgttattgctatttatttttttttttttacattttcttcaattagatttttagtttagtgttgttttacatttcagtattaagtagatattaagtgtgcccaaaaagcttgtgcttcataaggggctgtttgtctttcaattaattgtaccttaagcttatatatgtactatagacaaacataataaagtgtttaaagtgtttaaagtgtttaaagtgtttataaGTAACCAAAAAACAGACAGGCTGAGtgaatgtaagtgtgtgtgtgtgtgtgtgtgtgtgtgatgaaaaaccaacaatacatatcattaataattggagaaaaactacaggacacttggttaagttgtttacttactatgtaggagattactagtcttgttcttctatatatTGATGGGGCACGTCGTCAGCAGCAGCCCCGGCACTCTTCATTGGAGGAATATAGCACTcttgatgtcatgttttttatcattgactttGATTGATGGCTTGAAGGTCGTACAGTCACTGGTGGATGTGGATGAGCTAGTTGTTCAATAGCATCAGGTAATTGTTTGCATGCTTCAGAGGCACATGTATGGGCAGAAtggcacacacatttcataataAAGATTCCTGGGCAAAGTTCCTTTAACCTGCTACTCACAGAGTTATTAGGCCCCATCATAGTGCTGCATCCATCACAACCAAAGCCAATCATATTAGAAGTAGGTATACCATTTTCAGTAAAGGTTTTCATTATCTCTGTAAACAACCTGGCAGCTGTAGCACCTTCATTAGCTTGACTAGGATCACTACTAAATAATGGCTGGTGACAACAGCATTTCCTTCAACCACTCTTACCATGATGCATCAATTCTGACAGACCGATATATCTGTGGATTCATCCACAACAATGCTCAACTTGTTCTGCTTCAAGATGTTAATGAGCTCTTGTTTGTGAGAGTGTGCCATAACATTACCACACACTCtctatcaatatcatcatcatcatcatcatcatcataggacacacacacacacacacacacacaccgtaagcTCCCTACAAGacagtaaacacacaaatatgagtgaaaaatgaaacTAGAGGAATAATAATCAACATTTTATTAAGGTAAGGTGAGATTACATCCTGAGAAGAGAGTTTGCAGACGAGGGTAAACAATTTCTCCTGCCCGtctcaaataaacacaaatacaacAGGGGAAAggcacacaaaaaatatatatatacttgattAAGTATCTGTCATTACTAAGATCATTTCTTGGTTAGCACTCCCAAACaacacccacctctctctctctctctctctctctgttctgcaAGGCCACACACGGTTGGTCAGGCTATTAGGGGCGGTTGTTTTCCACTGGTGAGGCAGAAtaattgttaaactatcactggaatcatgaaaaacatccttgaaaaccccagtaacttccattacagcctgtttaacaatagaaccatgaaaaacacccttgaaaaccccaataacttcttgaaaaacgcccttgaaaaccccaataactttttAATTAAACACTGACAGTCAGGCAAGCGGGTGTGGGCGTGTTTGGGAATACAGCCTTACTGATACTGCACATTTGATCAGTTGTGGTAATATAATTTGTTCTTAAACACTAATGGAATGTTTACTTAATATACAGCTAACAggatttgcttgtttgtttactaaAGATTaatgcactttctctctctctctaatcatggTAATaaacactatttttctttctaattaaatgtatacagccttttaaattcaccggaatcatgaaaacaccattgaaaaccccagtaacttccactacagcctgttaaacctcttaaactatcactggaatcatgaaaacacccttgaaaaccccagtaacttccactacagcctcttaGACTCCAATATGTTTGAATTTTTATCATGAACTCCAATCAAACTTACtagtaagcaaaattcttccCTAGTTGCCATGTGGAATGCATGAAAAGCGAGTATAGTGGGTGTCGTGAGGGGAGttgctgaaaataaataaggagggCCTCCCTGAAGCCACTCATCCTGCAGCAACTCAGTGATGGTGAGACGCCTTCAAGCATCTACTGTCAATAAccctggaggagaaggatatgATTAGTACTTCATATTAGTttcataacatacatacatacatacatacatataacaaAGCTGTCTTTTCCAAAAAGGTgggtagccaagacaaggcacacaattttcacattcacaccactctcttgTCCCTTGgcacccaacggagaagagaatgTAACCCAGCTCTCACTTTACGGGGGTTAGTCACACAGCTAGTACACTTTCCTAACActaaacagtaataataataataataataatattcctaAATTAGAATGCATATAATAACAAGGAGCAAAATTAGTGAGGGACAGGGAGTGGTTATACAAATGAGATCTTAAATTCATGGAATTGAAAAACTGCTTGCAAATtaagttgaagaaaaaaaatgtattttataATGTAGAAAAAGCATTAGATAAGAAATGGAGTAAATCAAACAACAAAACTGTGAATGATATTTTACCTTTGATAAGTTTGTTAGCCTGTGAGGAGACAGACCTATTCTGGTCCTGACACGTCAAAACTTCCATCCTTTATCCGAGCAATCAATGATTGGTGCTGAGGTGTCATCTTTACTTCTTGACTGGAATGGGGCTCTCCCTGACAACATTGTGTACTGAAATGAAATTGCACAAGTAATTAGAACAATATTCATAAATACTATCAACATTAACCATATAACAAATCTTAGACCTTATACTGCAATTCAGCATATTGTTTTTTAATAATCACAAACCTTTCTGAGAcatttgttctacagccatctcAAAACATTTTAATGGCTTGATGCTGAAAAACTGACTAAATccttttcttgtagatgcttgtaaaTATTTTGTGGAATGCATTTAGGGATATGAATTGCAGTAAgtcacagtgaaaggattagAATACAACAGGTtttctctggaactcccagactgcttctgtatttccctcttcctctgactttaactctttcaagaaggaggttttaagacacttatcctctaattttcGATGATcctattttcacctttctttagggactggcacctcagtcaatccttctccccctttttttttcctttttgttaccCTAGGTCAGTGTCTCTACTTCAGGTTATATGATGATCTAATATAAAAGCTAGACACAATACTAACTATGAAGACTAGTACAGATGAACATGGTAAACACTTGACAAGATCCTATGAGCTACATTCATTGACATCATCCTCTAAAGATTTATTTTTGGACTTACCAGAATCACACCCAAGCTCCACCAGTCACATGTTTCATCATAGCCATTTGCTCCCTTCTGCACTGCTTGCCGCAACACTTCTGGTGCTGCATAGTGAAGAGTGAAGCACGGTGTCTTCAtgctgccatccttttccttgtcaggcatcaaccgtgcaaacccaaaatccacaatcttaataactgaatcttCAGAAGAATCCTTGAACAAGAGATTCTGTGAAAAGATATTTACATTAGAATGGCCTTGGAGAAGGATAATATCtaaatggaataaattcatagTTTATAAAGGCCATACAAATTATGGAGATCAATATTACATGcaataaattctttaaaatTTAAAGCTGATGGAAAATCAAAGcaaaaaaatttcctttttttcacctttcctttcttctcttttctgtctaGCCTCAACACCAAccacttttctatttttattccctCCCATTCCATTAATTCCCAacatatttcctctccctctcctaactcTTCACCTCTGTCTGGCTTTAGGTCTCTGTGAACGATGCCTTTTCTGTGCATGTAGTGAACTGTagtggctaggttaggcttgcttaggtaaggtttggctaggttagaattgcttaggttacgttaggtaaagtttggttaggctagcttgggattaagacacgaaatagccagtcttggggaggaggaagcaccagacagaagttagggtaggcttctttgggttaggcttggtttggttaggggcagctgaggagtgtgaagctCCACCACGTTAGGTTAAATTTCAGGTAATATTTCAGTCAttttctccctcaccaccaaaattttcccatTGTAAaaactttcaatatttttttttctgaaggctacaaaacaaatcactcgttttctcatccCAGATCCCTAAAcaccacccctttcttccttcacacacacacacacacacacacacacacacacactttccctcctttcatatatcacaacacacgctataacatccctgacacgcttctactatCACAGCCTCTCCCCAAAAAACCCCAGAATCTTTTATTTGACCTcaagcacaccacttctaccctcaaagacccaATGCCTATCTGCAACATgcctataacataaccaaaacacctcaaaagcaactccaatcacactaaaacaccttaaaacaccttaaacataCCCAGAACATTCCTAAACGCACAAAGAACATCCTAAACACATCGAAAAGGCACCAAAATatacccaaacacacttaaaatactccaaaactcacccaaattgacttaaaacgcatccaaaacacaccgtacctacccaaaacacattcaaactcatccataacatcccaaaacacacttaaaacattccaaaacactgaaaacggcccaaaaacacacttaaaacaccccaaaacacacccagactgacctaaaatacccaaaaatacccacaaacgcacccACAACTCACccgtatccacacaaaacacacccgaactcatccataacatcccaaaatacacttgaaacatcccaaaacattgaaaacagtccaaagcacacttaaagcactcctaaacaagcctaagacaccccaaaacacaccaggaacgctaaatattgactcaaacatcaccagATTCCATGaacacacactcaacaccccttaaacacctccagacacactccaacacctcctaaacacaccaaatacactgaaagcactgtcacggaagacaaatactacaaagacagacagggcagcagggaaaattaacctaaatattgttttcttagcatttttctgttttaccacctcctctattccttctcccttcatcttcctcctctatttctcttattttcttactcattctactcttatctacacgtctgagtttagaaacacgtggaaacaccaggaaaacactgcaaaatacgataaatattaccgaggagacagcggagccgatcaaggtcccgggtccatgatggcggccgtgacgtcacagctaatttacgtaccgtaacggatttcattttgaaattgactcctcgaaaaaatggagctaggctggaatgccttatatattctgacttgacaaatacttaaactaatattcacaatattaaaaccgctccagcctgagtagtatttaaaaaatatctaaatgaaatatgaaaaaagtgttgaaatattcggcaccatttaaatcattgaaaagtccacaacatttgaatttttaggaacgtaaaaattttaaaaaaatctgaactatcatcttacacaatcaaaagttacctggaacaacaataaacaaataaaaccgaaattgtgtaaaaaacaagtgttggaacctaaatacgattaaaaaacactgaaaagtccacctattttgactcaacaacaagataaaacactttaaaacatacaaactattttttcaagcaatgaaaagttagttacaagctgaaatagagagacaataacacaaaaagtgttgtaatcacaacttttaacaggaccataaaccatttttaaagtccacttatttctctcaacaggaacgtaaaaacaatttaaaaatcataagcaatttttagaaatacaaaagacgtagttagagcgtgaaataaaaaaacaagtttgtcaaaatactgccaaaaaaactcCCCACATTTTCgtcaagcaacacaaaattgaacacaactcaacacaagcaacgaaaacacttctaaagtaaataattatttttataaaccataaaaacatgctatacgagcagaataaagaagttaagaaaaataccaaaaaaattttGAAACCCACAGGTTGAATCAGGTTGGTagaggtagccaggcatcatggcggcccttgacagtggagagaacggccgctattttgcctgttattcttccatcgtaactaaatgaggcaatggcggatatatctagctagcggatatgaaagcctagtcatggggctccacttagtgacgtgttaggcttacaataagtgagaaatgaagcagatattggcggacaaatggggaaggctgcctccacctcagctgataacattagttaagtggattttttttacgtctttataattcctgtcatggttaattagtaagagttttgtggtggaggcttggagcgcttgtggcaccgtggaatgctgAGTCACATCAATATATTGCTAAtgaggtgcaaaaacatgaaatacgaggcttaacaataaacagtaaggttaaccactgacctgacagccctgtgttgttgttgtgggtgacatGTAACAACACTATCACAGTTACCGCCTGTTACATCAGACTGTGCAAATTagctggctggacaagtggtgggccggtttcttaccaatattagcCTTGGTGGCACTGCACTTGGCACCTCCCGGCAGGCACCAAGTTTGCACCAGCACACGCTGACAGCCACCACGgcccctgtcactgtcttgttctgcgaaaatacattaaataaagcaacagtttatggcaccctttgAACACAGTGCCTTGCTGTGTGACGTCTGGTACTGTGTCGTCCCTCCCAGCCTGCTCCGCACAGTACGCAAGCAAAACTATCCACAAGACACTTTTACCTTTCAATAACaagcaccaacttcttttatattatactaaactaatagaaaattaaatataaagaattataagcgtgtaaaaataaatctcaggccattataactgtaattgtcaaagtatctagacattactgattgaagcgccaAATTCAAACTGGTCCTGGCGGGGTTTGcactgcaatgtctcgtcccttgtgtggcgtaatgtgaaatcattgaaaagcttgtgtgaattgaaggcttggcttaatactgtgttatatctcagcttatcattattaagtatttaccatttgactttaaaaaaacaacaatacttcacagagatatcgaagtataacagaggctcccatactgtagctaatgaacaacagagaattaccagcctttctctgtgtgtcaaggagagcccACCTGCATGTActgaatatatgtttttaattagtcttttgtgattaatctttttaatatatctgcGCCAATGTAAACTAGTATGTGCTTAGAAGGCTTACCAatgtgtgggttgtggtgggTTTGGTGCTACTCAAAGGGAACACGTGCTGGAGAAGTCTGGGAAGCACTAATGTACAAATAACTGAGCGTATTTCAATTCACATATAAGtttcccataaaaataaaaagctgacctccgttttctctcacaaaCGTAAacatttaggtttttttttctttattgttttttttctcgtctctctctctctctctctctctctctctctctctctctctctctctctctctctctctctctctctctctctctcttattttattgttgttgttgttatcatcattattcttgctttttttcttttatttatttttcattctcttccttgtttcctcatctctctctctctctctctctctctctctcttgaaagattttTCCCTAGAgatatagaacacacacacacacgtacagtgaTGTAACGCCCTTAgggaaacgtacgtgtgtgtgtgtgtgtgtgtgtgtgtgtggtttttgtggtatggaaagatataattgcttaagtacagcctctctctctctctctctctctctctctctctctctctctctctctctctctctctctctacgtattttgcctgtctgtcctcgtgtgtgtgtgtgtgtgtgtgtttgtttgtgcaaGAGATGCCTGGATGCCTAGAACACTGGCTGGCTCCAGCATATGCATTCTTGAAAGGACTTCATCTCCTTAATTAAATCTCTTCCTGATCtgttctgctgctactatcaaAAATAATCTGCAGTGGAAGCGAAACtcatacatttcctttttttgtttgcttaatTCTGGAttgtctgttattgtttttaagacAGATGCACCCAAATACACCTGCTCTAGCATCAGGAACTCACGTTGATATCTTGGATCAACTTTTGAAAGCATGGTTTTCACAATGTATTCATGGTTCATGTACATCAGTAgcaattctttatataaattacAAACTTGCCTGTGCAATTCAGTTATGACCACTCTTTCACTTTGAAATAAGAGGTTCAGCTGAGTAAACTTTGGtaatactgaagaaaggaagcagtaGTAAAGCCTGGTAAATGGATTGTGCAGTTGTTCATAAGCACTTCTAACTGTGCTACCACAAGTTTTCGTCTGTTGAAAATTTAATTCAGTAAAGGACATCTGAAGAGGGCCCCACTGCTCAAACATCCTTTTCACAACAGCCGTGTAGGAAAGCCAGCACGCtctacatggcaataaaatcctaAGCTTTTGAGCCCCAGCAAACTCTTGAAATTCCACAAATTGTGCCAATCGTTTTGAAGAGTTCTTGAATGTGTTGTGGACATCATGAGCTAGTTGTTCAATAGCATCAGATAATTGTTTGCATGCTTCAGAGGCACATATATGGGCAGAAtggcacacacatttcataataAAGATTCCTGGGCAAAGTTCCTTTAACCTGCTACTCACAGAGTTATTAGGCCCCATCATAGTGCTGCATCCATCACAACCAGCAGACCAGCCTGAGTGCAAACCGGTCTAAGGATGTTTGGTGCTCGCGACACTTGGTACCCAAACCACGTGGTGCCCTAAATGCCTCAGACTTCACCTCATAACCACTCCCCCACACACCACGCCTGTATCGTGGCATCCCTACACCACGCTGAGTGACTCACAGTGCTGTTCTGCAAGGTCAAGGCCACTGTGACCAGCACCCCTGACCACTGtactgctttccttcctccactcacaaaatgcaacaaaaacaaggaatatgaataaaatacatCTTTATTTTTACACAAAGGTATTAATAATCTTGTTGCATCACAGCAGCTTCAATATACCTGCTGCATTAAATCATCTCTCTTAGGACATATCACAAATAATCTCTTCATTCATAtcaaatagtaagaaaatactgTTCTTTAATACACAGCGTCCAGGAGAATACTTATACACAGGAATGTTTGGCTTTAATTGTGCTAATACTATCATCTCTTCCCATCActaattccttccctttcttaatGTAATGGACAGAAACCTTTGAGCATTGCcgtttcaggagagagagagagagagagagagagagagagagagagagagagagagagagagagagagagagagagagagagagagagagagagag from Scylla paramamosain isolate STU-SP2022 chromosome 40, ASM3559412v1, whole genome shotgun sequence includes these protein-coding regions:
- the LOC135092482 gene encoding ribosomal protein S6 kinase alpha-5-like isoform X1 — protein: MHRKGIVHRDLKPDRGEELGEGEEICWELMEWEGIKIEKWLVLRLDRKEKKGKNLLFKDSSEDSVIKIVDFGFARLMPDKEKDGSMKTPCFTLHYAAPEVLRQAVQKGANGYDETCDWWSLGVILYTMLSGRAPFQSRSKDDTSAPIIDCSDKGWKF
- the LOC135092482 gene encoding ribosomal protein S6 kinase alpha-5-like isoform X2, which translates into the protein MSPTTTTQGCQNLLFKDSSEDSVIKIVDFGFARLMPDKEKDGSMKTPCFTLHYAAPEVLRQAVQKGANGYDETCDWWSLGVILYTMLSGRAPFQSRSKDDTSAPIIDCSDKGWKF